CTCAAAAATCGGCATTTTTTCGTTGTGGCGTTTGGGTTCGGACAGGGTAAAACCATCCGGAAGCCGGGTGTTAGATTCATAGGTATAAGGGGATTGGGAATTTTCCACCTCAAGGATGGAGCCTTTTTCCCAGGCCAGTTTATATTCCCAGCGGCAGCTGTTGGTGCATGTCCCCTGATTGGCATCCCGGTGGTTCAGGTAGTTGGAAATCAGGCAGCGACCGGAATAGGCAATGCAGATAGCGCCGTGGACAAAGGCTTCCAGTTCAACATCCGGTACTTTTTGGTGCATGTGGGCAATTTCATTCAGGTGGAGTTCCCGGGAGAGGATAATGCGCCGGATTCCCAAATCCCGCCAGAAACGGACAGTGGTCCAGTTGGTGGTATTGGCCTGGGTGCTCAGGTGGATGGAAATTTGGGGATAGCGTTTCAGGGCCAGGGCAATGAGTCCCGGATCGCTCATAATGAGTCCGTCGGGTTGCCACGCTGCTACATAGTCCAGCTCTTTCAGAAAACCGTCCACCTTCAGGTTGTGGGCGTAGATATTCATTACCAGGTAGATTTTTTTGCTCAATCTGTGGGTGTATTCCACAGCTTCCCGCAGGTTCTCCCGGCGGAATCCGATTTCCCGGGTCCGCAAGGAATACTTCGGAACTCCGGCATAGACCGCATCGGCTCCAAAGGCCAGAGCTACCCGGAGCTTTTCCGGGTCGCCGGCCGGGAGGAGGAGTTCGGGAGCTTGAGTTGGTTTCATGAAAAGAATTTACATGTTTCAGCGAAAGAAAAGAAGTTTCATTCAGCAGGGACTGCCGGGAGTGG
The DNA window shown above is from Candidatus Neomarinimicrobiota bacterium and carries:
- a CDS encoding U32 family peptidase C-terminal domain-containing protein, coding for MKPTQAPELLLPAGDPEKLRVALAFGADAVYAGVPKYSLRTREIGFRRENLREAVEYTHRLSKKIYLVMNIYAHNLKVDGFLKELDYVAAWQPDGLIMSDPGLIALALKRYPQISIHLSTQANTTNWTTVRFWRDLGIRRIILSRELHLNEIAHMHQKVPDVELEAFVHGAICIAYSGRCLISNYLNHRDANQGTCTNSCRWEYKLAWEKGSILEVENSQSPYTYESNTRLPDGFTLSEPKRHNEKMPIFEDEFGTYLMNSRDLCAIELLPDLVKAGVMSFKVEGRTKSAWYAAMTARSYRRAIDDMTAGRSFNPEHLRDLMTLSSRTYTTGFYTRNPRQYGENFEDGYSVGFLYQVTGILKEYDDTSSMGIFEVKNRMKTGSILELVTPEETIPFTLKVMENLKGEKLETAHGGAGNVRILLPKNPGDYAFLRQKTE